A window of Candidatus Saccharibacteria bacterium contains these coding sequences:
- a CDS encoding prepilin-type N-terminal cleavage/methylation domain-containing protein: MNTRVRRAGFTIVELLIVIVVIGILAAIALATYTGVQERAAASSLVDTLKKTEKAFKAMAVDTGTTTWWNDNSFTGAETPELYTLTALRKYINTDELPSPSIAGVGVGWAYDNDGNTYNGCAANTNGVNLYINNVSNTRVITQIESMMDDGNTSCGRVRHVNGAIVYSVATSQSTGL; encoded by the coding sequence ATGAATACCAGGGTGCGGCGCGCAGGCTTTACGATAGTTGAATTACTGATTGTTATTGTGGTGATCGGTATTTTGGCCGCTATCGCCCTCGCCACCTATACCGGCGTACAGGAACGGGCGGCGGCATCTTCACTCGTGGACACACTCAAGAAAACCGAAAAAGCGTTCAAAGCCATGGCCGTCGATACCGGTACGACTACCTGGTGGAACGACAATTCATTCACTGGTGCCGAGACGCCCGAGTTATATACTCTTACCGCCTTGCGGAAATACATCAATACCGATGAGCTACCCTCGCCGTCAATCGCCGGCGTCGGAGTCGGCTGGGCCTATGACAACGACGGCAACACCTACAATGGCTGTGCGGCAAACACGAACGGGGTTAACCTCTATATCAATAATGTTTCCAATACTAGAGTTATTACCCAGATAGAAAGCATGATGGACGATGGCAATACAAGCTGCGGACGCGTGCGGCATGTAAACGGCGCGATCGTATACAGCGTAGCAACCAGCCAGAGTACAGGGTTATGA
- a CDS encoding prepilin-type N-terminal cleavage/methylation domain-containing protein, which produces MNILKKPRQGGFTIVELLIVIVVIGILAAIVLNTFVGAQERAAATTIADGIKKAEKSLKTMAIDTGAATWWEDTTLTGSGNPRLSNIPGFNRYMNDFPAPAIAGSSGIIWRYDNDVDTYNGCSTDSDGVNVYITNFTNASVAAHVDRIIDDNNTACGRLRYHPVAQQILYLLDTDQNTDL; this is translated from the coding sequence ATGAACATACTCAAAAAGCCGCGACAAGGCGGGTTTACAATCGTTGAACTTTTAATCGTCATCGTGGTGATCGGTATTCTGGCCGCCATCGTCCTGAACACCTTCGTCGGCGCCCAGGAGCGGGCTGCTGCGACCACCATTGCCGACGGTATCAAGAAAGCCGAGAAGTCCCTTAAGACCATGGCTATCGATACCGGTGCCGCCACCTGGTGGGAAGATACCACGTTGACTGGCAGCGGCAATCCGCGCCTGAGTAATATCCCCGGCTTCAACCGTTATATGAACGATTTCCCCGCCCCGGCCATCGCTGGCAGTAGCGGCATTATCTGGCGGTACGATAACGATGTAGATACTTATAACGGATGCTCCACCGACTCTGACGGGGTCAATGTGTACATCACCAACTTCACCAACGCGTCGGTGGCCGCCCATGTCGACAGGATCATCGACGACAACAACACCGCCTGTGGACGCTTGCGCTACCATCCGGTGGCCCAGCAGATTCTTTATCTCTTGGATACTGACCAGAACACCGATCTTTAG
- a CDS encoding YaaA family protein: MLIIIAPSKTMELATTGSPSHATTTPVFLDEATQIASTLAMLSPTQLTQVMNASPAIVNNVHTMYANWRPDGQGKPALWTYRGDVYKGLYADHLSPADAEWAEEHLLILSGLYGLLRPHDAIQRYRLEMKAPLAIGMHRNLYEFWGDTLAKYVTERATDNTVVCLSSDEYAKAVLRHLPKHIRVITPVFYDNRPNGTIGTAPIYNKMMRGVVTRWLVDHRVDTPEGLQDFTGHGYAYDPSRSTPDRPAYFRPVMRPLVFDRF, translated from the coding sequence ATGTTAATAATAATTGCCCCATCTAAAACCATGGAGCTTGCTACAACCGGCTCGCCCTCCCACGCCACTACTACGCCGGTATTTCTTGACGAAGCCACCCAAATCGCCAGCACCCTTGCTATGTTGAGCCCTACACAGCTTACACAAGTAATGAACGCCAGCCCCGCCATCGTGAACAACGTCCACACCATGTACGCGAACTGGCGACCTGACGGCCAAGGCAAGCCCGCCCTCTGGACCTACCGCGGCGACGTCTACAAAGGCCTGTACGCCGACCATCTCAGCCCTGCCGATGCAGAGTGGGCCGAAGAACATCTCCTCATCCTCAGCGGCCTCTACGGCCTGCTGCGCCCGCACGACGCCATCCAGCGCTACCGCCTGGAGATGAAAGCGCCGCTGGCAATAGGGATGCACAGGAACCTCTACGAATTCTGGGGCGATACGCTCGCCAAGTACGTTACTGAACGCGCCACGGATAACACCGTCGTCTGCCTGAGCTCCGACGAATACGCCAAGGCAGTACTAAGACACCTCCCAAAGCACATCCGCGTCATCACCCCCGTCTTCTACGACAACCGCCCAAACGGCACCATCGGCACCGCCCCCATCTACAACAAGATGATGCGCGGCGTCGTCACCCGTTGGCTCGTCGACCATCGGGTTGATACGCCGGAAGGCTTACAAGACTTCACTGGCCACGGCTATGCCTACGACCCCTCGCGCAGCACCCCGGACCGCCCGGCCTATTTCCGCCCGGTTATGAGGCCGCTGGTGTTTGACCGCTTCTAA
- a CDS encoding DUF3800 domain-containing protein, with product MENSGPKPRSHVYGFMDETGLLHTPRTDRVFALGLIISQNPRELHRAVVILKNKRRYHKEFKFSEVSDQNLPIYKELIDLFLECTNNRFHALLVDKHAYAATANKKSHWEYNKLAAKLIASSIDYKIGKASEYLTVLADDVSTSKDDKFEKIVRDRVKKDHRRNALFGICRLESHAVSEIQVTDVLLGLVAYAYKIKFEIVRGSGAKLKLLKHLQRRLGVEELANTQAIKLQRGEVFEVSEHK from the coding sequence ATGGAAAACTCAGGACCAAAGCCCCGTTCGCACGTCTATGGTTTCATGGACGAGACTGGCTTGTTGCACACGCCTCGCACGGACCGTGTCTTTGCACTTGGCCTCATAATCAGCCAGAATCCTCGGGAGCTGCACCGGGCGGTCGTCATTCTCAAGAATAAGCGCCGCTATCATAAAGAGTTTAAGTTCAGTGAGGTTTCAGACCAAAACCTGCCGATTTACAAGGAACTCATCGATCTGTTCCTGGAATGTACGAACAACCGATTTCATGCCCTGCTGGTAGACAAACATGCATACGCCGCCACTGCCAACAAAAAGTCGCACTGGGAATACAATAAACTTGCAGCCAAACTGATTGCCAGTTCGATTGACTACAAAATAGGCAAGGCGAGCGAGTATCTGACCGTGCTGGCCGACGATGTGTCGACGAGTAAGGACGACAAGTTTGAAAAGATTGTCAGGGACAGGGTAAAGAAAGACCATCGCCGAAATGCGCTGTTTGGTATCTGCCGGCTCGAATCGCATGCCGTATCCGAGATTCAGGTAACCGATGTGCTGCTTGGACTGGTGGCATACGCCTACAAGATAAAGTTTGAGATTGTCCGCGGCTCAGGTGCCAAGTTGAAACTATTGAAGCATCTGCAGCGTCGTCTGGGTGTCGAAGAGCTTGCTAATACGCAGGCCATTAAGCTGCAGAGAGGGGAAGTGTTTGAGGTAAGCGAGCATAAATAA
- a CDS encoding glycine--tRNA ligase, with the protein MSDTPASNDNHAKQPPKFGIQSNLPPAFQAAAHAGSHGAEADLPLNNDGEVELAAPRPEQIKEPAHVEPKPKSVPLPEPPVLQKAKPVTEEPVAKAAHQAKPAPAPAAFSRPTPVDHKVTLDDLVSLAKRRGFIYQGSEIYGGLAGTWDYGPLGVTLKRNIEQLWWKMFVDDREDMYGLDTAILMNPKVWQASGHTGAGFADPLVEDLKTGKRYRADHLLEDNGVENPEAMTYEQMNQVIAERGITSPDGNRLSEVRVFNMMFETYVGPVHDEKAKSYLRPETAQGMFVNFRNIMDSFYPDLPFGIAQAGRNFRNEISPREFIFRVRELEIMELEYFIEERDWEKHFEHWRQQFYAYIKELGLKAEKLHELDVPDEDRAHYSKKTIDFEYEFPFGIKEIGAVAYRTDFDLRNHQEHSGVNMEYLVKSTHDRFIPHVIEPTFGLTRLVLATIAEAYSVDEHKGEKRIFLRLPEHLAPVRYCVSPLLKNKPELVERAREVYRKLKKRYGNVMWDDNGNIGKRYRRQDEIGTPHCVVIDFQTLEDGTVTVRDRDTTEQKRVNADELTK; encoded by the coding sequence ATGAGTGATACTCCTGCTTCCAACGATAACCATGCCAAACAGCCGCCTAAGTTCGGCATCCAATCAAACCTTCCGCCAGCCTTCCAGGCCGCAGCCCACGCCGGGTCGCACGGCGCCGAGGCTGACCTGCCATTGAACAATGACGGAGAGGTCGAGCTGGCTGCGCCCCGTCCTGAGCAGATCAAGGAACCGGCCCATGTCGAACCGAAGCCAAAGTCCGTGCCACTGCCGGAGCCACCGGTGCTGCAAAAAGCCAAGCCAGTCACCGAAGAGCCTGTCGCCAAGGCGGCGCACCAGGCCAAACCCGCGCCAGCCCCGGCCGCCTTCTCGCGCCCGACCCCCGTCGACCACAAAGTCACCCTCGATGACCTGGTCAGCCTGGCCAAGCGCCGCGGCTTCATTTATCAAGGTTCCGAAATTTACGGCGGCCTGGCCGGCACCTGGGACTACGGCCCGCTGGGTGTCACCCTCAAGCGCAACATCGAGCAGCTGTGGTGGAAGATGTTCGTCGACGACCGCGAGGACATGTACGGCCTCGACACCGCCATCCTGATGAACCCTAAGGTCTGGCAGGCCAGCGGCCACACCGGTGCCGGCTTTGCCGACCCGCTGGTCGAAGACCTCAAGACCGGCAAGCGCTACCGCGCCGACCACCTGCTGGAAGACAACGGGGTAGAGAACCCCGAGGCCATGACCTACGAACAGATGAACCAGGTCATCGCCGAGCGCGGCATCACCAGCCCTGATGGCAACCGCTTAAGTGAGGTTCGCGTCTTCAACATGATGTTCGAGACCTACGTGGGCCCGGTCCACGACGAAAAGGCCAAATCTTACCTGCGCCCGGAGACGGCCCAGGGTATGTTCGTCAACTTCCGCAACATCATGGACAGCTTTTATCCTGACCTGCCGTTCGGTATCGCCCAGGCCGGCCGCAACTTCCGCAACGAGATCAGCCCGCGCGAGTTCATCTTCCGCGTCCGCGAGCTGGAAATCATGGAGCTGGAATACTTCATCGAGGAACGCGACTGGGAAAAGCACTTCGAACACTGGCGCCAGCAGTTCTACGCCTATATCAAGGAGCTGGGTCTCAAGGCCGAGAAACTGCACGAGCTTGATGTGCCGGACGAAGACCGCGCCCACTACAGCAAGAAGACCATCGACTTTGAGTACGAATTCCCGTTTGGCATCAAGGAGATCGGCGCCGTCGCTTACCGCACCGACTTCGACCTGCGCAACCACCAGGAGCACAGCGGCGTCAACATGGAATACCTGGTCAAGAGCACGCACGACCGCTTCATCCCGCACGTCATCGAGCCGACCTTCGGTCTGACCCGGCTGGTATTGGCAACCATTGCCGAGGCCTACTCCGTGGACGAGCACAAGGGCGAAAAGCGTATCTTCCTGCGCCTGCCGGAGCACCTGGCGCCGGTGCGCTACTGTGTGTCGCCCCTGCTGAAGAACAAGCCGGAGCTGGTCGAGCGCGCCCGTGAGGTTTACCGTAAGCTCAAGAAGCGGTACGGCAACGTCATGTGGGACGACAACGGCAACATCGGTAAGCGCTATCGCCGGCAGGATGAGATCGGGACGCCGCACTGTGTGGTGATTGACTTCCAGACGTTGGAAGACGGCACGGTGACTGTCCGTGACCGCGATACGACCGAGCAGAAGCGCGTTAACGCCGACGAGCTGACCAAGTAG
- the recO gene encoding DNA repair protein RecO: MRSTHEAIVLRRTDYGEGDRIINLLTPDLGKVSAMAKGVRKPKSKLAGGIEPFSLLNVSLLRGRSELYTLVSSQMVRHYDAITLDYTRLTLASLVLKRVNQLAETLNEPSVFELLKLSLEAINDDKVSPHLAETWFHLQYLRVTGHALNTQRDSNGQKLAAEKRYNFSLSDMVFVEHPSGEFGVDHLKLLRLMETQTARTAGRVSGVGEVLGECAALLRILNEAG; encoded by the coding sequence ATGCGTAGTACCCACGAAGCCATCGTGCTGCGCCGCACCGATTACGGCGAAGGCGACCGCATCATCAACCTGTTGACGCCGGATCTTGGCAAGGTCAGTGCCATGGCCAAAGGGGTGCGCAAGCCCAAGAGTAAGCTGGCGGGCGGCATCGAGCCCTTTTCATTATTGAATGTCAGCCTGCTGCGCGGCCGCAGTGAGCTGTATACGCTGGTGTCCAGCCAGATGGTGCGGCACTATGACGCTATCACGCTTGACTACACCCGGCTGACGCTGGCCTCGCTGGTGCTCAAGCGGGTCAACCAGCTGGCGGAGACGCTGAATGAGCCGTCGGTCTTTGAACTGTTAAAGCTGTCGCTGGAGGCCATCAACGACGACAAGGTGTCGCCGCATCTGGCCGAGACCTGGTTCCACCTGCAGTATCTGCGGGTGACCGGGCATGCCTTGAACACCCAGCGAGATAGCAACGGGCAGAAGCTCGCGGCCGAAAAGCGCTACAACTTTTCGCTGAGCGACATGGTGTTTGTGGAACATCCGTCCGGTGAGTTCGGTGTCGATCATCTGAAGCTGCTGCGTCTCATGGAGACACAGACGGCCCGGACGGCCGGCAGGGTCAGCGGGGTGGGGGAAGTGCTGGGTGAATGCGCCGCCCTGCTGCGCATACTGAATGAGGCCGGATAG
- a CDS encoding response regulator, translating to MKPRLLVIDDDRWFAEALMASLRARYTAEWVAAAQPAAELLDDSARRPDVIILDMLMPDGNGLAFLQELRSYADTARLPVILCSSLRLERQAGALAQLGIRHIFNKATITLAELERAVADSLRVAAHA from the coding sequence ATGAAGCCGCGCCTGCTTGTGATTGATGATGACCGTTGGTTCGCAGAGGCGCTGATGGCCAGTCTGCGGGCGCGGTATACGGCGGAGTGGGTCGCAGCCGCCCAGCCTGCCGCCGAGCTGCTGGATGACTCTGCCAGGCGGCCTGATGTCATCATCCTGGATATGCTGATGCCGGACGGCAACGGCCTGGCCTTTTTGCAGGAGCTGCGGTCGTACGCCGATACGGCCCGGCTGCCGGTGATTCTGTGCAGCAGCCTGCGGCTGGAGCGGCAGGCCGGGGCGCTGGCGCAGCTGGGCATCCGCCATATTTTCAACAAAGCGACCATTACCCTGGCCGAGCTGGAGCGGGCCGTGGCGGACAGCCTGAGGGTGGCCGCCCATGCGTAG
- a CDS encoding HAMP domain-containing histidine kinase produces the protein MQESDTAPPPMTSLLPGGMLSQPTLVAAAHELKEPLALIRLYANLLSDSVLDDAERRRFERRIGLAAEQLLELTSGLVEGYRWQQQTLPLEPVNTHVVCQEVAHDVFEYAREHGHTLEYRPAGSRPGALVAVAHRAFLKNVLYNLLCNAIKHTPAGSRVSLRPARTAGRLEVTVRDTGPGFSRQVLQQLRQAEDRHQPLGSRSGGIGLLVAQELVRAMYGELRVVASSRGGQVAVSLPSSQQLSLLS, from the coding sequence ATGCAGGAGTCAGATACCGCGCCACCACCCATGACCAGCCTTCTGCCCGGAGGTATGCTCAGCCAGCCGACACTGGTAGCGGCGGCGCATGAGCTAAAAGAGCCGCTGGCCTTGATCCGCCTCTACGCCAATCTGTTGTCCGATAGCGTGCTGGACGATGCCGAGCGCCGCCGTTTTGAACGCCGCATCGGCCTGGCCGCCGAACAGCTGCTGGAGCTGACAAGCGGTCTGGTAGAAGGGTATCGCTGGCAGCAGCAGACGCTGCCGCTGGAGCCTGTCAATACGCACGTGGTCTGCCAGGAAGTGGCGCATGATGTCTTTGAGTACGCCCGCGAACATGGCCATACGCTGGAGTACCGGCCCGCCGGCAGCCGGCCGGGTGCTTTGGTGGCGGTGGCGCACCGGGCCTTTTTGAAAAATGTCTTATACAACCTGCTGTGTAACGCTATCAAGCACACGCCGGCCGGCTCACGCGTCAGCCTGCGGCCCGCCCGGACGGCAGGACGGCTGGAGGTGACGGTGCGCGATACCGGCCCCGGTTTCTCCCGTCAGGTGCTGCAGCAGCTGCGCCAGGCCGAAGACCGCCACCAGCCGCTTGGTTCGCGCAGCGGTGGTATCGGCCTGTTGGTGGCCCAGGAGCTGGTGCGCGCCATGTACGGCGAGCTAAGAGTGGTGGCGTCGTCGAGGGGCGGGCAGGTGGCCGTCTCGCTGCCGTCGTCGCAGCAGCTGAGCCTGCTGTCATGA
- a CDS encoding MFS transporter, with protein sequence MHVSLLGSLRLLRAEAILTSALFAMPVLNGFFAEIGMSQAEIGLSQAAFTLGLFVLNVPTGWLADRFSRKWCNAIGDLIAGLAVLYYAGVDGFVGVVIAEVLMGAGLAFSQGADTALLRSYSLRLGRSHQVEASRIATFKPWMQAAAVLAGGIIGAEEPRLALVVSAIPFLLGSLLSMLLMESGERRRTEHHPLKDMGLIVRYALHGHPRLGWAIAASAVAKEITHAIIWVLTPLLLLAGVPLALVGAGWALNLAAGSLGGFLAGRRRVLAMPAWQLFVLPALLCLVALVVLSVHVSALTIGLYAIFGLSRGWYEAVMPPMVQSRTPGTMQSTVSSVAGSVSQLLYMPVVSLVNLAGNHGPQWTMAANAAIFAPLVVLIAVRLKRLNGG encoded by the coding sequence ATGCACGTCAGTCTGCTCGGCAGTCTGCGGCTGCTGCGCGCCGAGGCGATACTGACCTCGGCCCTGTTTGCCATGCCGGTGCTCAACGGTTTCTTCGCGGAAATCGGCATGAGCCAGGCAGAGATCGGCCTGAGCCAGGCGGCCTTTACGCTCGGCCTCTTCGTGCTCAATGTTCCCACGGGCTGGCTGGCCGACCGCTTCAGCCGGAAGTGGTGCAACGCCATCGGTGATCTGATCGCCGGTCTGGCGGTACTCTACTACGCTGGTGTAGACGGGTTCGTCGGGGTTGTGATCGCCGAAGTCCTGATGGGTGCCGGCCTGGCCTTCAGCCAAGGTGCCGATACGGCCCTGCTGCGCAGCTACAGCCTGCGCCTGGGCCGCTCGCACCAGGTGGAGGCCAGCAGGATCGCTACCTTCAAACCCTGGATGCAGGCCGCGGCCGTACTGGCCGGCGGTATCATCGGGGCGGAGGAGCCGCGGCTGGCCCTGGTGGTCAGTGCCATCCCGTTCCTGTTGGGCAGTCTGCTGAGCATGCTGCTGATGGAGAGCGGTGAACGGCGGCGGACGGAACACCATCCGCTCAAGGATATGGGCCTGATCGTCAGGTACGCCCTGCACGGCCACCCGCGCCTGGGCTGGGCCATCGCGGCCTCGGCCGTGGCAAAGGAGATTACGCACGCCATCATCTGGGTGCTGACGCCTTTGTTGCTACTGGCCGGGGTGCCGCTGGCACTGGTGGGAGCCGGCTGGGCGTTGAACCTGGCGGCCGGAAGCCTTGGCGGCTTTTTGGCCGGCCGGCGGCGCGTGCTGGCCATGCCCGCCTGGCAGCTGTTCGTGCTGCCGGCCCTGCTATGCCTGGTGGCGCTAGTGGTGTTGTCCGTGCATGTCTCGGCCCTCACCATCGGCCTCTACGCCATCTTCGGCCTCAGCCGGGGCTGGTACGAGGCGGTGATGCCGCCGATGGTCCAGAGCCGCACGCCCGGCACCATGCAGTCCACGGTCAGCTCCGTGGCCGGCAGCGTCAGCCAGTTGCTGTACATGCCGGTGGTGAGCCTGGTCAACCTGGCCGGCAACCACGGCCCGCAGTGGACCATGGCTGCCAACGCCGCCATCTTCGCGCCGTTGGTCGTCCTGATCGCCGTCCGGCTGAAGCGCCTGAACGGCGGGTGA
- a CDS encoding class I SAM-dependent methyltransferase: MPEVAVFLLGIALLYSLKQGAPYVPTKRQGMAQALKLLDLPKGSTIVDIGSGDGRVLRFAAEHGYRAVGIELNPVLWWCSRLLSLRHGQNVQVELGNLWRWQLPAETRGVFIFSAEVFTERLAAWLQAEHERLGHPLKVVTYGAQLPGRTSQAEGQGCSLYIFD; this comes from the coding sequence ATGCCCGAAGTAGCCGTATTCCTCCTGGGCATCGCCTTGCTCTACAGCCTGAAGCAGGGGGCGCCGTACGTGCCCACCAAGCGCCAGGGCATGGCGCAGGCCCTGAAACTGCTTGATCTGCCCAAGGGCAGTACCATCGTCGATATCGGCAGCGGCGACGGAAGGGTGCTGCGCTTTGCCGCCGAGCACGGTTATCGCGCGGTCGGTATCGAACTGAACCCGGTGCTGTGGTGGTGTAGCCGGCTGCTGAGCCTGCGTCATGGCCAGAACGTGCAGGTAGAGCTGGGCAACCTTTGGCGCTGGCAACTGCCGGCGGAGACCCGGGGTGTCTTCATCTTCAGTGCGGAAGTATTCACCGAGCGCCTGGCCGCTTGGCTCCAGGCCGAGCACGAGCGTCTCGGTCATCCGCTCAAGGTGGTGACATACGGGGCGCAGCTGCCTGGCCGCACCTCACAGGCGGAAGGACAGGGGTGCAGCCTCTACATATTTGACTAA
- the xseB gene encoding exodeoxyribonuclease VII small subunit produces MSKPTDPGNNAHEAVSFRDLMTEFEDITSQFDDPELDIETAVSLHKRGAELLTELHKRLDQAEQQLNNSVSS; encoded by the coding sequence ATGTCAAAGCCAACCGATCCCGGTAACAACGCCCATGAAGCGGTTTCTTTCCGCGACCTGATGACCGAGTTCGAAGACATCACCAGCCAGTTCGACGATCCCGAGCTCGACATCGAGACTGCCGTCAGCCTGCACAAACGCGGTGCCGAGCTGCTCACCGAACTCCACAAGCGCCTCGACCAGGCCGAGCAGCAGCTGAATAACTCCGTGTCCTCGTGA
- the xseA gene encoding exodeoxyribonuclease VII large subunit, with protein MMGPLDNLTDQPLSVSGCISLLNEVLEAAAPALMVEGEVASFKINQYKYVFFDLKDSEGTLGCFMMAHQLRVPLEDGMRVRVVAVPRITPWGKFSLTVKVVVPVGAGSLARAYQLLKQRLEKEGLFAAERKRPLPEYPERIAVISSRQAAGFADFMKIAAARWPLADITVEHVRVQGVGAADDIIAALETINSAAHPPEAIALVRGGGSADDLACFNDEPLVRAIAASRVPVIAGIGHEVDETLASLAADRTASTPSNAAELLLPDQAQVRQYLRSGGKAMQDAAGGLLRGHRTDLKREGEALDEAIRRLLRHHHDVLERARLLLRQLDPATVLARGYAIVRAEGRALRDATTLQPGTIIQTQLKDHLIESEVRHVKANRSR; from the coding sequence ATGATGGGTCCGCTCGACAACCTGACCGACCAGCCGCTGAGCGTCAGCGGTTGTATCAGCCTGCTGAATGAAGTGCTCGAAGCTGCGGCGCCGGCCCTGATGGTCGAGGGTGAAGTAGCCAGTTTCAAAATCAACCAGTATAAGTACGTCTTTTTCGACCTGAAGGATAGCGAGGGTACCTTAGGCTGTTTCATGATGGCCCACCAGCTGCGCGTACCCCTCGAGGACGGCATGCGGGTACGGGTGGTAGCCGTGCCGCGCATCACGCCGTGGGGCAAGTTCAGCCTGACGGTCAAGGTGGTGGTGCCGGTGGGCGCCGGCAGTCTGGCCCGGGCGTATCAGCTTTTGAAGCAGCGGCTGGAAAAAGAAGGGCTGTTCGCCGCCGAGCGCAAGCGGCCGCTGCCGGAGTATCCGGAGCGTATCGCCGTCATCTCCTCGCGGCAGGCGGCCGGCTTCGCCGATTTCATGAAGATTGCAGCCGCACGCTGGCCGCTGGCCGACATCACCGTGGAGCATGTGCGCGTCCAGGGCGTGGGAGCGGCTGATGATATCATCGCCGCGCTCGAGACCATCAACAGTGCCGCCCATCCGCCCGAAGCCATCGCCCTGGTCCGCGGCGGCGGCAGCGCCGACGATCTGGCCTGCTTTAACGACGAGCCATTAGTGCGGGCCATCGCCGCCAGCCGCGTGCCGGTCATTGCCGGTATCGGCCATGAGGTCGACGAGACGCTGGCCAGCCTGGCTGCCGACAGGACGGCCAGTACGCCCAGTAACGCCGCCGAACTGCTGCTGCCCGACCAGGCGCAGGTCCGCCAGTATCTGCGTAGTGGCGGCAAGGCCATGCAGGATGCTGCCGGCGGCCTGCTGCGCGGGCACCGCACCGATCTGAAGCGCGAAGGGGAAGCGCTTGATGAAGCCATCCGGCGCCTGCTCCGCCATCACCACGATGTATTGGAACGGGCCCGGCTGCTGCTGCGCCAGCTGGATCCCGCCACCGTGCTGGCCCGCGGCTACGCCATCGTCCGGGCCGAGGGCAGGGCACTGCGCGACGCCACGACGCTGCAACCCGGCACCATCATCCAGACCCAACTCAAAGACCACCTGATAGAAAGCGAGGTACGCCATGTCAAAGCCAACCGATCCCGGTAA
- a CDS encoding flippase-like domain-containing protein translates to MSFRRWVSIISFAAIIILLVASWKDILHAWRLLEQVNLLILSLLIPLQFASYYASGEILASFLRSKGELKDVSRMEVARFSLEFNFVNHILPTGGLSGASYANWRFKHMGVPVARVTLANLLRFLVTFGVFIIFLFIAVFILALDGNVNRVTLVFASTLSTLIIAGSFFLVFVVSSLPRLRGCGSWFTRTVNGLTRRLLRRSRPVVSEERVHHFLGLMHQDYVEVRKSPAQLQAPFMWAVIFTLLEVSMFLVTFASLQTFVNPAAVLIAYGFAGFAAVFVATPGGAGAYEAVMISFLSGAGIPQGTAIAGVLLTRVILIVVTIVSGYIFYQLALMKYGKGRQLTEVKPPAS, encoded by the coding sequence ATGTCTTTTAGAAGATGGGTCAGTATTATCTCGTTCGCGGCAATCATCATATTGCTGGTCGCGTCATGGAAAGATATCCTGCATGCCTGGCGTTTGCTGGAGCAGGTCAATCTGCTGATCCTGTCACTGCTGATCCCGCTGCAATTCGCCAGCTACTACGCCTCGGGCGAGATCCTGGCCAGCTTCCTGCGCAGCAAGGGCGAGCTGAAGGATGTCTCGCGCATGGAGGTGGCGCGTTTCTCGCTGGAGTTCAACTTCGTCAACCACATCCTGCCCACGGGCGGCCTTTCGGGCGCCTCGTACGCCAACTGGCGCTTCAAGCATATGGGCGTACCGGTGGCGCGGGTGACGCTGGCCAACCTGCTGCGTTTTCTGGTGACGTTCGGCGTCTTCATCATCTTCCTGTTCATCGCCGTCTTCATCCTGGCGCTGGACGGCAACGTCAACCGCGTGACGCTGGTGTTTGCCAGCACGCTCTCGACGCTTATCATCGCCGGCTCGTTCTTTCTGGTCTTCGTCGTCAGCTCGTTGCCGCGCCTGCGCGGCTGCGGCAGCTGGTTCACCCGGACGGTCAATGGCCTGACGCGCCGCCTGCTTCGCCGCAGCCGCCCGGTCGTCTCGGAGGAGCGGGTGCACCATTTTCTGGGCTTGATGCACCAGGATTACGTGGAAGTACGCAAGAGCCCGGCCCAGCTGCAGGCACCGTTCATGTGGGCGGTCATCTTCACGCTGCTTGAGGTAAGCATGTTCCTGGTGACGTTCGCGTCGCTGCAGACCTTCGTCAACCCGGCGGCCGTGCTGATCGCCTATGGCTTTGCCGGCTTTGCCGCCGTCTTTGTGGCGACGCCGGGCGGGGCAGGGGCGTACGAGGCGGTGATGATCAGCTTCCTAAGCGGTGCCGGCATACCGCAGGGAACAGCTATCGCCGGCGTACTGCTGACGCGCGTCATCCTCATCGTCGTCACCATCGTCAGCGGCTACATCTTCTACCAGCTGGCCTTGATGAAGTATGGCAAGGGCCGGCAACTGACCGAGGTAAAACCGCCAGCCTCATGA